A genome region from Hevea brasiliensis isolate MT/VB/25A 57/8 chromosome 9, ASM3005281v1, whole genome shotgun sequence includes the following:
- the LOC110632943 gene encoding WD repeat-containing protein GTS1 isoform X1, whose translation MEATVMEVEHSNSNSIKRFGLKNSIQTNFGDHYVFQIVPKDDWSSMAVSLSTNAVKLYSPMTGQYQGEFKGHYDTINQIAFSNSSTPHVLYSCSSDGTIRAWDTRTFRQVSCMSAGSSQEIFSFSFGGSSDNLLAAGSKSQILFWDWRNEKQVACLEDSHTEDVTQVHFVHGHRNKLLSASVDGLMCIFNTDGDINDDDHLESVINVGTSIGKVGFFGENYRRLWCLTHIESLSIWDWKDEKNEANMQEARSLASDCWSLDHVDYFIDCHHSGEGESLWVIGGTNGGALGYFPVNYRAGTIGSPEAILGGGHTGVVRSVLPMSSMKHGLAQSRDIFGWTGGEDGRLCCWSSDDSTTINRAWISGALVMRSSKSRKKKRHLPY comes from the exons ATGGAGGCGACGGTGATGGAAGTGGAGCATTCAAACTCAAATTCGATCAAGCGATTTGGACTCAAAaactctatccaaactaacttcggTGACCACTACGTTTTCCAAATCGTCCCCAA GGATGATTGGTCTTCAATGGCGGTTTCGCTATCCACCAACGCGGTGAAGCTCTACTCTCCGATGACAGGTCAGTACCAAGGAGAGTTCAAAGGTCATTATGATACCATCAATCAAATTGCTTTCTCTAATTCGTCGACCCCGCACGTCTTGTACTCTTGCTCTTCTGATGGCACCATAAGAGCTTGGGACACCAGAACTTTCCGCCAG GTGTCGTGTATGAGTGCCGGTTCTTCTCAAGAGATCTTCAGCTTCTCATTTGGAGGCTCCAGTGATAATCTTCTTGCTGCTGGGTCTAAATCTCAG ATACTTTTCTGGGATTGGAGGAATGAGAAACAAGTTGCATGTCTGGAAGATTCGCACACGGAAGATGTTACTCag GTCCACTTTGTCCATGGCCACCGAAACAAGCTTCTTTCTGCTTCTGTAGACGGATTGATGTGTATTTTTAATACTGATGGGGATATCAATGATGATGATCATCTGGAATCA GTGATTAATGTGGGAACTTCAATTGGGAAAGTGGGATTTTTTGGTGAGAACTATCGAAGGCTTTGGTGTTTAACACATATTGAAAGCTTAAG cATTTGGGACTGGAAGGATGAGAAAAATGAAGCAAACATGCAGGAAGCTCGCTCCTTAGCATCTGACTGCTGGTCCTTAGATCat GTTGATTATTTTATTGATTGTCATCACTCAGGAGAAGGTGAAAGTTTATGGGTGATTGGTGGAACTAATGGTGGTGCATTAGGCTATTTTCCTGTAAATTATAGAGCAGGAACAATAGGATCACCGGAAGCAATTCTTGGGGGTGGGCATACGGGTGTTGTTAGGAGTGTATTGCCGATGTCAAGCATGAAGCATGGACTTGCCCAAAGTCGAGACATTTTTGGATGGACTGGTGGTGAAGATGGCCGCTTATGTTGCTGGTCATCTGATGATTCTACAACGATAAATCGCGCTTGGATTTCAGGTGCACTGGTTATGAGATCCTCAAAATCCCGCAAGAAAAAGAGGCATCTACCTTATTAA
- the LOC110632944 gene encoding sm-like protein LSM4: protein MLPLSLLKTAQGHPMLVELKNGETYNGHLVNCDTWMNIHLREVICTSKDGDRFWRMPECYIRGNTIKYLRVPDEVIDKVQEETKSRTDRKPPGVGRGRGRGREEGGRPVKGIGRGLDDGSAKAAGGGRGRGGSGGKTGGNRGAGRGRG, encoded by the exons ATG CTTCCTCTTTCTCTCCTTAAGACTGCACAGGGCCACCCAATG TTGGTGGAACTGAAAAATGGGGAGACTTACAATGGACATTTGGTCAATTGCGACACTTGGATGAATATCCATCTCCGTGAAGTCATATGTACATCTAAG GATGGAGATAGGTTTTGGAGAATGCCCGAATGCTATATACGTGGAAATACTATTAAATATCTTCGAGTTCCTGATGAG GTGATTGATAAAGTTCAGGAAGAAACCAAGAGCCGCACAG ATCGGAAGCCACCTGGAGTGGGGCGTGGAAGAGGACGAGGTAGAGAGGAAGGTGGAAGGCCAGTGAAAGGCATTGGGCGTGGCCTTGATGATGGAAGTGCCAAGGCTGCTGGTGGAGGCCGTGGCAGAGGTGGTTCAGGTGGAAAGACAGGTGGAAATAGAG GCGCAGGGCGGGGCAGGGGCTGA
- the LOC110632976 gene encoding DNA mismatch repair protein PMS1 isoform X2, with protein MDASTTANSPIIRPINKGVVHRICAGQVILDLSSAVKELVENSLDAGATSIEISLKEYGEEWFQVIDNGCGISPNNFKVLALKHHTSKLADFPDLQCLTTFGFRGEALSSLCALGDLSVETRSKNESVATHLTFDRSGLLTAERKTARQIGTTVTVKKLFSNLPVRSKEFNRNIRKEYGKLISLLNAYALVAKGVRLVCSNATGKNAKSVVLKTQGSDSLKDNIITVFGMNTFSCLEPVNICISDDCMVDGFLSRPGQGSGRNLGDRQYYFVNGRPVDMPKVGKLVNELYRGANSRQYPIAIMNFTVPTRACDVNVTPDKRKIFFSDEGSILLALREGLQQFYSPSNAFYSVNKFDEHMKVTDSSQLYSPCEKSHKLSKQLSAISNDSKEIHMEDSTVGGSDVEIKSQLLDFGENDEDVGENNEMDSVKDFTLRVHGIKKAYSFTESKSRQLTTFHDSKNAPSPSRVFFKDIAENRDSNSLSHSVQSTIKKFVTICKRKHEDVNTALSEIPVLRNQTLQSPLKKSNSETNAAAKGSPFNHHPSKDSAEVSEIEPSKFAKAEIIFNKIRNSSSYGGKTNDGKIEEELLGEKKATTVADVLPIASGKDLEKISEEPAGEEKALPLADAVLITSPSGGLEKMSEDLMVASSPFQSSDSTLDVPKPSAEKICSTLQFSIQELRAKRHQRLSRLQFNSCASRGMKMNRSYAAATLELSQPDNEERKARALAAATKELERLFKKQDFGRMKVIGQFNLGFIIGKLDQDLFIVDQHAADEKYNFERLCQSTILNQQPLLRSLRMELSPEEEIIASMNMDVIRKNGFTLEEDPHASPGHRFKLKAVPFSKNVTFGVEDVKDLISTLADSQGDCSIIGSYKMDTPDSVCPSRVRAMLASRACRSSVMIGDPLGRNEMQKILEHLADLRSPWNCPHGRPTMRHLVDMMTIYKTSDENDASL; from the exons ATGGATGCATCTACTACTGCAAATTCTCCGATTATTAGACCTATAAACAAAGGCGTGGTGCACAGAATCTGCGCCGGCCAAGTGATTTTGGACCTTTCATCGGCCGTGAAGGAGCTGGTTGAAAACAGCTTAGACGCCGGCGCCACTAGCATTGAAATATCTTTGAAAGAATACGGCGAGGAGTGGTTCCAGGTCATCGATAATGGATGTGGCATTTCCCCCAATAATTTCAAG GTTCTTGCACTCAAGCATCATACTTCTAAATTGGCAGATTTTCCGGATCTTCAATGTTTGACCACATTTGGTTTTAGAGGGGAGGCATTGAGTTCACTTTGTGCATTAGGAGATCTGAGTGTGGAAACAAGATCCAAAAATGAGTCAGTAGCAACACACTTAACTTTTGATCGCTCAGGTTTACTAACTGCTGAAAGGAAAACAGCACGTCAAATTGGCACAACTGTCACTGTTAAGAAGTTGTTCTCCAATTTACCTGTGCGAAGCAAAGAATTTAACCGCAACATTCGCAAGGAATATGGAAAGCTTATTTCTTTATTGAAT GCCTATGCACTTGTTGCAAAAGGCGTTCGGTTAGTCTGCTCCAATGCAACCGGTAAAAATGCAAAGTCTGTTGTACTTAAAACACAAGGAAGCGATTCCCTTAAAGATAACATCATAACAGTATTTGGCATGAACACCTTCAGCTGCTTAGAGCCTGTTAATATATGCATATCAGACGATTGCATGGTTGATGGATTCCTTTCTAGGCCTGGACAAGGCAGTGGCCGCAATTTGGGAGATAGGCAATACTATTTTGTAAATGGTCGACCAGTGGATATGCCTAAAGTCGGCAAGCTTGTGAATGAGTTATATAGAGGTGCAAACTCTCGCCAATATCCCATTGCAATTATGAATTTCACAGTTCCAACCAGAGCATGTGATGTGAATGTAACTCcggataaaagaaaaatattcttTTCTGATGAGGGTTCCATATTGCTCGCTTTAAGGGAGGGTTTACAGCAGTTTTATTCCCCAAGTAATGCCTTTTATTCTGTCAATAAATTTGATGAGCATATGAAGGTTACCGATAGCTCTCAGTTATATTCTCCTTGTGAGAAATCTCATAAGTTGTCAAAACAGTTATCTGCAATTAGCAATGACTCTAAAGAAATTCACATGGAGGACTCCACAGTGGGCGGCAGTGATGTTGAAATCAAATCTCAGCTCTTGGATTTTGGAGAAAATGATGAAGATGTTGGAGAAAATAATGAAATGGACTCAGTAAAGGACTTCACTCTTAGAGTACATGGCATTAAAAAGGCCTATAGTTTTACAGAAAGTAAAAGTAGGCAACTAACAACTTTCCATGATAGTAAAAATGCTCCATCTCCTTCAAGAGTGTTTTTTAAAGATATTgctgaaaatagagattctaataGTTTGTCACATTCTGTTCAGTCAACGATTAAAAAGTTTGTAACTATATGTAAGAGAAAGCATGAAGATGTTAATACAGCACTATCTGAAATTCCAGTCTTGAGAAATCAAACTCTTCAAAGTCCATTGAAGAAAAGTAATTCTGAGACAAATGCTGCAGCTAAAGGTTCTCCATTTAATCATCACCCCAGTAAAGATTCTGCTGAGGTGAGTGAGATTGAACCATCCAAGTTTGCTAAAGCAGAAATTATCTTCAACAAAATCAGGAATTCGTCTTCTTATGGAGGGAAGACCAACGATGGAAAAATTGAGGAG GAACTTCTGGGTGAAAAGAAGGCAACAACTGTGGCTGATGTCCTGCCAATTGCTTCTGGCAAGGATCTTGAGAAAATATCTGAG GAACCTGCAGGTGAAGAAAAGGCATTACCTCTTGCTGATGCTGTGTTAATCACTTCTCCCAGTGGTGGCCTTGAAAAAATGTCTGAGGATCTTATGGTTGCAAGTTCTCCATTTCAGTCTTCTGATTCCACTTTAGATGTTCCAAAGCCTTCTGCTGAAAAGATATGCTCCACCTTGCAATTTAGTATTCAGGAACTAAGGGCAAAAAGGCACCAGAGGCTGTCAAGATTGCAATTCAACAGTTGTGCATCCAGAGGCATGAAGATGAACAG GAGTTATGCTGCTGCAACATTAGAGCTTTCTCAACCAGATAATGAGGAGCGAAAAGCAAGGGCTTTAGCTGCAGCTACTAAGGAATTAGAAAGACTTTTCAAAAAACAAGACTTTGGAAGGATGAAG GTGATTGGCCAATTTAATCTTGGATTCATTATCGGGAAGTTAGATCAAGATTTGTTTATTGTGGATCAG CATGCTGCTGATGAGAAATACAATTTTGAGCGACTGTGTCAATCAACAATCTTGAACCAACAGCCTTTGCTGCG GTCATTGAGGATGGAGTTATCTCCAGAGGAAGAAATAATTGCTTCAATGAACATGGATGTAATCAG GAAGAATGGATTTACTTTGGAAGAGGATCCACATGCATCTCCTGGGCACCGATTTAAACTAAAAGCTGTTCCCTTTAGTAAGAATGTAACTTTTGGAGTTGAAG ATGTGAAGGACTTAATCTCTACTCTTGCTGATAGTCAAGGGGACTGCTCAATAATTGGTAGTTACAAAATGGACACCCCTGATTCTGTCTGCCCATCAAGAGTCCGTGCAATGCTGGCATCACGCGCATGCAGATCATCTGTTATGATTGGAGATCCACTAGGAAGGAATGAAATGCAGAAG ATACTTGAACATTTGGCAGACCTGAGATCACCTTGGAATTGTCCACACGGAAGGCCAACTATGCGCCATTTGGTAGACATGATGACCATCTACAAAACATCAGATGAAAATGATGCAAGCTTGTGA
- the LOC110632976 gene encoding DNA mismatch repair protein PMS1 isoform X1, whose product MDASTTANSPIIRPINKGVVHRICAGQVILDLSSAVKELVENSLDAGATSIEISLKEYGEEWFQVIDNGCGISPNNFKVLALKHHTSKLADFPDLQCLTTFGFRGEALSSLCALGDLSVETRSKNESVATHLTFDRSGLLTAERKTARQIGTTVTVKKLFSNLPVRSKEFNRNIRKEYGKLISLLNAYALVAKGVRLVCSNATGKNAKSVVLKTQGSDSLKDNIITVFGMNTFSCLEPVNICISDDCMVDGFLSRPGQGSGRNLGDRQYYFVNGRPVDMPKVGKLVNELYRGANSRQYPIAIMNFTVPTRACDVNVTPDKRKIFFSDEGSILLALREGLQQFYSPSNAFYSVNKFDEHMKVTDSSQLYSPCEKSHKLSKQLSAISNDSKEIHMEDSTVGGSDVEIKSQLLDFGENDEDVGENNEMDSVKDFTLRVHGIKKAYSFTESKSRQLTTFHDSKNAPSPSRVFFKDIAENRDSNSLSHSVQSTIKKFVTICKRKHEDVNTALSEIPVLRNQTLQSPLKKSNSETNAAAKGSPFNHHPSKDSAEVSEIEPSKFAKAEIIFNKIRNSSSYGGKTNDGKIEEELLGEKKATTVADVLPIASGKDLEKISEEPAGEEKALPLADAVLITSPSGGLEKMSEDLMVASSPFQSSDSTLDVPKPSAEKICSTLQFSIQELRAKRHQRLSRLQFNSCASRGMKMNRHRSYAAATLELSQPDNEERKARALAAATKELERLFKKQDFGRMKVIGQFNLGFIIGKLDQDLFIVDQHAADEKYNFERLCQSTILNQQPLLRSLRMELSPEEEIIASMNMDVIRKNGFTLEEDPHASPGHRFKLKAVPFSKNVTFGVEDVKDLISTLADSQGDCSIIGSYKMDTPDSVCPSRVRAMLASRACRSSVMIGDPLGRNEMQKILEHLADLRSPWNCPHGRPTMRHLVDMMTIYKTSDENDASL is encoded by the exons ATGGATGCATCTACTACTGCAAATTCTCCGATTATTAGACCTATAAACAAAGGCGTGGTGCACAGAATCTGCGCCGGCCAAGTGATTTTGGACCTTTCATCGGCCGTGAAGGAGCTGGTTGAAAACAGCTTAGACGCCGGCGCCACTAGCATTGAAATATCTTTGAAAGAATACGGCGAGGAGTGGTTCCAGGTCATCGATAATGGATGTGGCATTTCCCCCAATAATTTCAAG GTTCTTGCACTCAAGCATCATACTTCTAAATTGGCAGATTTTCCGGATCTTCAATGTTTGACCACATTTGGTTTTAGAGGGGAGGCATTGAGTTCACTTTGTGCATTAGGAGATCTGAGTGTGGAAACAAGATCCAAAAATGAGTCAGTAGCAACACACTTAACTTTTGATCGCTCAGGTTTACTAACTGCTGAAAGGAAAACAGCACGTCAAATTGGCACAACTGTCACTGTTAAGAAGTTGTTCTCCAATTTACCTGTGCGAAGCAAAGAATTTAACCGCAACATTCGCAAGGAATATGGAAAGCTTATTTCTTTATTGAAT GCCTATGCACTTGTTGCAAAAGGCGTTCGGTTAGTCTGCTCCAATGCAACCGGTAAAAATGCAAAGTCTGTTGTACTTAAAACACAAGGAAGCGATTCCCTTAAAGATAACATCATAACAGTATTTGGCATGAACACCTTCAGCTGCTTAGAGCCTGTTAATATATGCATATCAGACGATTGCATGGTTGATGGATTCCTTTCTAGGCCTGGACAAGGCAGTGGCCGCAATTTGGGAGATAGGCAATACTATTTTGTAAATGGTCGACCAGTGGATATGCCTAAAGTCGGCAAGCTTGTGAATGAGTTATATAGAGGTGCAAACTCTCGCCAATATCCCATTGCAATTATGAATTTCACAGTTCCAACCAGAGCATGTGATGTGAATGTAACTCcggataaaagaaaaatattcttTTCTGATGAGGGTTCCATATTGCTCGCTTTAAGGGAGGGTTTACAGCAGTTTTATTCCCCAAGTAATGCCTTTTATTCTGTCAATAAATTTGATGAGCATATGAAGGTTACCGATAGCTCTCAGTTATATTCTCCTTGTGAGAAATCTCATAAGTTGTCAAAACAGTTATCTGCAATTAGCAATGACTCTAAAGAAATTCACATGGAGGACTCCACAGTGGGCGGCAGTGATGTTGAAATCAAATCTCAGCTCTTGGATTTTGGAGAAAATGATGAAGATGTTGGAGAAAATAATGAAATGGACTCAGTAAAGGACTTCACTCTTAGAGTACATGGCATTAAAAAGGCCTATAGTTTTACAGAAAGTAAAAGTAGGCAACTAACAACTTTCCATGATAGTAAAAATGCTCCATCTCCTTCAAGAGTGTTTTTTAAAGATATTgctgaaaatagagattctaataGTTTGTCACATTCTGTTCAGTCAACGATTAAAAAGTTTGTAACTATATGTAAGAGAAAGCATGAAGATGTTAATACAGCACTATCTGAAATTCCAGTCTTGAGAAATCAAACTCTTCAAAGTCCATTGAAGAAAAGTAATTCTGAGACAAATGCTGCAGCTAAAGGTTCTCCATTTAATCATCACCCCAGTAAAGATTCTGCTGAGGTGAGTGAGATTGAACCATCCAAGTTTGCTAAAGCAGAAATTATCTTCAACAAAATCAGGAATTCGTCTTCTTATGGAGGGAAGACCAACGATGGAAAAATTGAGGAG GAACTTCTGGGTGAAAAGAAGGCAACAACTGTGGCTGATGTCCTGCCAATTGCTTCTGGCAAGGATCTTGAGAAAATATCTGAG GAACCTGCAGGTGAAGAAAAGGCATTACCTCTTGCTGATGCTGTGTTAATCACTTCTCCCAGTGGTGGCCTTGAAAAAATGTCTGAGGATCTTATGGTTGCAAGTTCTCCATTTCAGTCTTCTGATTCCACTTTAGATGTTCCAAAGCCTTCTGCTGAAAAGATATGCTCCACCTTGCAATTTAGTATTCAGGAACTAAGGGCAAAAAGGCACCAGAGGCTGTCAAGATTGCAATTCAACAGTTGTGCATCCAGAGGCATGAAGATGAACAG ACATAGGAGTTATGCTGCTGCAACATTAGAGCTTTCTCAACCAGATAATGAGGAGCGAAAAGCAAGGGCTTTAGCTGCAGCTACTAAGGAATTAGAAAGACTTTTCAAAAAACAAGACTTTGGAAGGATGAAG GTGATTGGCCAATTTAATCTTGGATTCATTATCGGGAAGTTAGATCAAGATTTGTTTATTGTGGATCAG CATGCTGCTGATGAGAAATACAATTTTGAGCGACTGTGTCAATCAACAATCTTGAACCAACAGCCTTTGCTGCG GTCATTGAGGATGGAGTTATCTCCAGAGGAAGAAATAATTGCTTCAATGAACATGGATGTAATCAG GAAGAATGGATTTACTTTGGAAGAGGATCCACATGCATCTCCTGGGCACCGATTTAAACTAAAAGCTGTTCCCTTTAGTAAGAATGTAACTTTTGGAGTTGAAG ATGTGAAGGACTTAATCTCTACTCTTGCTGATAGTCAAGGGGACTGCTCAATAATTGGTAGTTACAAAATGGACACCCCTGATTCTGTCTGCCCATCAAGAGTCCGTGCAATGCTGGCATCACGCGCATGCAGATCATCTGTTATGATTGGAGATCCACTAGGAAGGAATGAAATGCAGAAG ATACTTGAACATTTGGCAGACCTGAGATCACCTTGGAATTGTCCACACGGAAGGCCAACTATGCGCCATTTGGTAGACATGATGACCATCTACAAAACATCAGATGAAAATGATGCAAGCTTGTGA
- the LOC110632943 gene encoding WD repeat-containing protein GTS1 isoform X2 produces the protein MAVSLSTNAVKLYSPMTGQYQGEFKGHYDTINQIAFSNSSTPHVLYSCSSDGTIRAWDTRTFRQVSCMSAGSSQEIFSFSFGGSSDNLLAAGSKSQILFWDWRNEKQVACLEDSHTEDVTQVHFVHGHRNKLLSASVDGLMCIFNTDGDINDDDHLESVINVGTSIGKVGFFGENYRRLWCLTHIESLSIWDWKDEKNEANMQEARSLASDCWSLDHVDYFIDCHHSGEGESLWVIGGTNGGALGYFPVNYRAGTIGSPEAILGGGHTGVVRSVLPMSSMKHGLAQSRDIFGWTGGEDGRLCCWSSDDSTTINRAWISGALVMRSSKSRKKKRHLPY, from the exons ATGGCGGTTTCGCTATCCACCAACGCGGTGAAGCTCTACTCTCCGATGACAGGTCAGTACCAAGGAGAGTTCAAAGGTCATTATGATACCATCAATCAAATTGCTTTCTCTAATTCGTCGACCCCGCACGTCTTGTACTCTTGCTCTTCTGATGGCACCATAAGAGCTTGGGACACCAGAACTTTCCGCCAG GTGTCGTGTATGAGTGCCGGTTCTTCTCAAGAGATCTTCAGCTTCTCATTTGGAGGCTCCAGTGATAATCTTCTTGCTGCTGGGTCTAAATCTCAG ATACTTTTCTGGGATTGGAGGAATGAGAAACAAGTTGCATGTCTGGAAGATTCGCACACGGAAGATGTTACTCag GTCCACTTTGTCCATGGCCACCGAAACAAGCTTCTTTCTGCTTCTGTAGACGGATTGATGTGTATTTTTAATACTGATGGGGATATCAATGATGATGATCATCTGGAATCA GTGATTAATGTGGGAACTTCAATTGGGAAAGTGGGATTTTTTGGTGAGAACTATCGAAGGCTTTGGTGTTTAACACATATTGAAAGCTTAAG cATTTGGGACTGGAAGGATGAGAAAAATGAAGCAAACATGCAGGAAGCTCGCTCCTTAGCATCTGACTGCTGGTCCTTAGATCat GTTGATTATTTTATTGATTGTCATCACTCAGGAGAAGGTGAAAGTTTATGGGTGATTGGTGGAACTAATGGTGGTGCATTAGGCTATTTTCCTGTAAATTATAGAGCAGGAACAATAGGATCACCGGAAGCAATTCTTGGGGGTGGGCATACGGGTGTTGTTAGGAGTGTATTGCCGATGTCAAGCATGAAGCATGGACTTGCCCAAAGTCGAGACATTTTTGGATGGACTGGTGGTGAAGATGGCCGCTTATGTTGCTGGTCATCTGATGATTCTACAACGATAAATCGCGCTTGGATTTCAGGTGCACTGGTTATGAGATCCTCAAAATCCCGCAAGAAAAAGAGGCATCTACCTTATTAA